In one Planctomycetota bacterium genomic region, the following are encoded:
- a CDS encoding zinc ribbon domain-containing protein translates to MPTYQYECKKCGHSFEQFQLIKAATLEKCPKCGFKGLKRLIGSGGALIFKGSGFYINDYCRPKSQGAKAKTRLKSSENSTKKDRQTNNKDYNSSHNKK, encoded by the coding sequence ATGCCTACTTACCAATACGAATGTAAAAAATGCGGACATAGCTTTGAACAGTTCCAGTTAATCAAAGCCGCAACTCTGGAAAAATGCCCGAAATGCGGCTTCAAAGGACTGAAAAGGCTGATTGGTTCGGGCGGCGCCCTTATATTCAAAGGCTCCGGATTTTATATCAACGATTATTGCCGTCCCAAAAGCCAGGGCGCTAAAGCGAAAACACGCTTAAAATCTTCTGAGAATTCTACTAAAAAAGATAGACAAACAAATAATAAAGATTACAATAGTAGCCATAATAAAAAATAA